A stretch of DNA from Anaerolineae bacterium:
CGGTCCAGCTCTCGGTTTCCTCAGAGAGTGTCCTGATGATGGTGCTGGGCGGCGTGGGCACATTCTTTGGGCCGCTCCTGGGTTCGCTGATCATCATCGTCGGCCGCAATATGATCAGCCTCTACACTGCGCGCTGGCCCATTATCATGGGTACTATCTTCGTGTTGACGGTCCTGCTGGCTCCCAAGGGCATCATCGGCACCCTGAGTGCCTGGTGGGAGCAACGCAAGAAGGTATCGGCTGGTGTAGTAGAAACCGTGGAGGCATCGGCTAGAAAGGAGGTGGGAGCAGAAGGCGAGGTACGCGTAGGCACGGAATCTCAATCCTGAAAGCGATTCACACTCTGAGTCAGGAGGAGGCATCATGATGAGGCAAAAGCTCCAGATCGTACTGGCTGTACTGGTTCTCGTGGCACTGCTGGCCGGCTGTGCCCAGCCCGCGGCCACGCCGGCGCCGGCGACCCAGGCGCCCACGCAAGCTCCGACCCAGGCGCCGGCGACCCAGGCGCCCACGCAGGCACCTGCATCGAAGGAACCCATCAAAATCGGCGTCCTGGCTCCGCAAACCGGCAACACCGCCGCCAGCGGGCAGGATATGATCAACGCCTTCCAGATGTACTGGGAAGAGCACGGCATGCAGTCCGCCGGCCGGCCCATTGAGCTGTACGTCGAGGATACCGCCGGCAACCCCGACACCGGCCTGACCAAGGCACGTCTGCTGGTCGAACAGCGCCAGGTGCACTTCCTGGTGGGCGGCCTGGTGGCGAGCGTTGGTCTGGCGATCGCCGAGTATGTGGCGGATACCGGCACCCCCTACTTCGTCCCGGTCATCGCCGCGGACGACCTGACCCAGCGCCGGCGCCTGCCGAACGTGGTGCGCATCGCTGGCTGGAGCTCCAGCTCCACCAACCATCCATTGGGCGAGTGGGCGGCCAAGCAGGGCTACAAGACGGTGGTGACCATCGCGGAGGACTACGCCTTCGGCCATGAGTCGGTCGGCGGCTTCGTGAACACCTTTACCGACAACGGCGGCAAACTGCTGGCGGCGATCTGGCATCCGCTGGGCAACATGGACTTCAGCCCGTTCCTGGCGCAGATTGATAACTACAAGCCGGATGTGGTCTTCACCGAGCAGACCGGTGGTGATTCGGTGCGCCTCGTCAAGGCCTGGAGCGATCTGGGCTATGACAAGAAGTATCCGCTCCTGGGCAACCAGACGCTGACCGACCAGTCTAACCTGCGCGGCATGGGTGATGAGGCGATCGGCATCATCACCTCCGGCCACTTCGCCGAGGGGCGCGACTCTCCTGAGACCAAGGCCTTCGTCGAGGCCTTTGAGAAGCGCTACGGCCTGATCCCGTCCTACTATGCCGCGGATATGTACACGGCCGCGCGCTGGCTCGATGCCGCCATCCAGAAGATTAACGGCAACGTCGAGGACAGCGAAGCCCTGCTGAAGGCGGTGCGCGAGATCTCCTTTGAGGATACACCGATGGGCCCGGTCAAATTGGATGAGTACGGCGGAACCGTCTTCAACGTTTATCTGCGCAAGGTCGAGAAGCGCGCCGACGGCAAGCTGTGGAACGTTGTCGTTGAGACGTGGCCCAACGTCTCCCAGTTCTACAAGTACAACCCGGAAGAGTTCCTGAAACAGCCGGTGTATAGCCGCGACTACCTGGGCGAGAACTGGCCGTGATCTTACACTGCTAGAGAACCTGGACCGGGGAGGGCCGGCCAAGGCCCTCCCCGGCGGATAGGGAGGTAACATGTCCACTGAAGTGTGTGCGACGAGCGATGCACCGCTCGCCTTGGAACTGATCAATGTGACGAAAGACTTTGGCGGCCTGCGTGCGGTGAACAATGTCTCGCTGAAGGTCCGGGCCGGGGAGCGGCGCGCCATCATCGGCCCCAACGGCGCCGGCAAAACCACCCTGTTTAACCTCATCACCGGCCAGTTCCCGGTGACCTCGGGGAAAATCCTGTTCTTCGGGCGGGATATCACCCGCCTGCCGATGCACAAGCGCATTGCGCTGGGCATGGGCCGCACGTATCAGATCACCCGTATCTTCCCCGAATTGACGGTCGAGGAAAACGTCATCTTGGCGATCCAGGGGCTGCGTCCGTTGAAATTCGACATGTTCCGCCCACTGCGCCGGCATCGCGATGTGCAAGAGAAGGCGCACGAGCTGATGGAAAACCTGGGCATCAGCGATAAGGTCAAGGTTAAGGCGAGGGAGCTGTCCTACGGCGACCAGCGCCAGCTCGAGATTGCTCTGGCCATGGCCAGTGATCCCAAGGTGCTGTTGCTGGACGAGCCGGCCGCGGGTCTCTCGCCGGCGGAGCGCGTCACCATCGCCAACCTGATCCGCCGGCTTCCGAAATCGCTGACGCTGGTGCTCATCGAGCATGACATGGACCTGGCGTTGGGTCTGGTCGACCAGGTGGCATGTCTTCACTTTGGGGAATGCATCGCGGATGAGGCGCCGGACTGCATCCGCGCTAATGATATGGTACAGCAGATCTACCTGGGAGGGGAATAAATCGTGCTCGAGGTCGAGAATATCCACAGCTATTATGGTGGTGCACATGTGCTGCAGGGCATCTCGATGAAAGTGCCCGATGGCAAGGTGGTGGCCATGCTGGGTCGCAACGGCATGGGCAAGACCAGCCTGATCCGCTCCATCATGGGGATGACTCCACCAGAGGTACGGGCCGGCAGTGTCCGCTATAACGGCGAGGAACTGTTGGGCAAACCCTCCTTTTACATTGCGTCCAAGGGCTTGGGGCTGGTGCCGCAGGGCCGGCGCATTTTCCCGTCCCTGACGGTGGTGGAGAACCTGATGATCGCCGCACGCGAGGGCCAGGCGAAGGGAAACAACGGTATCAGGTGGGACCTGAACCGAGTGTTCGAGCTATTCCCCGCCCTGGAGAGGCGGCGTAAGAACCGCGGCAACCAGCTCAGCGGCGGCGAACAGCAGATGTTGGCCATCGCGCGGGCCCTGATGTCCAACCCCAGCCTGCTCATCATGGACGAGCCTTCTGAAGGTCTGGCGCCGGTGCTGGTCCAGCAATTGCGCGACCAGTTGATCGTGCTGAAACACCAAGGACTGTCCATGTTCCTCGTGGAGCAGAACTTTGGGCTGGCTATGGCGGTGGCGGATGACGTGTACATCATCGAAAAGGGACAAGTGGTGTACGAGGGCACGCCGGCGGACCTGAATGCCCGCCCCGAGATCAAAAAGCGCTACCTGGGCGTGTGACGGACGACGTTCCAACAAGGGGGTACTTGCCGGCCGGATTCCCCGGTCGGGTTCACCAGCATATCTTACAGAAAGGAGTTGAGCAATGGACATCAGTTTCATCGGCAAACCTCATCATACCGACCCGCGCCGTTTGTACAGCCAGACCGGTGCGGATTGGCAACAGCGGGTGGATTTCGAGCGCCTGCGCAGGGACCGGCTCCAGCGCGCCAAAGAGGCGATGAACGCGCACGACCTGGGCGCTCTGGTGCTCTTCGCCGGCGCCAACATCCGCTACGTCACGGGCAGTTACCAGGGCAACTGGAAGTACAACATTGACATCCGCTACTGCGTCCTGCCCAACGGCGGCGAGCCGATCCTCTTCGAGACCGCCGGCTCCGACCTCCAGTGCGCCAAGATTGACCTGCCCTGGATGGAAGGCCGCATCCGCCCGGCCATCACCTGGAAGTGGGCGGAAGGCGCGATCCCGTACATGGCCGGCCGCATGGCCGACAGCGTCATCGAGGTGCTGAAGGAGTACGGCGTTCACAAAGAGCGTATCGGCATCGACAACGTGGACATGCACGCCCTCCAGGCCTTCCAGGAGCGCGGTATCAATCTGGTGAGCGCCTGGCCGGCGATGTCCCAGGCCCGCGTCATCAAGACCCCCGACGAGATCGAACTGCTCAAGCAGGCCTCGGCCATTGGTGATGCGGCCATGTGGAAGATCAAGTACGAGTGGCTGAAGCCCGGCGTGCGCGAGCGCGAGATCGAGGCAAAAGTCCATGAGTTCATGCTGTCGCAGGGCTGTGAGATCATCTATGACATCATCGTGGCCTCCGGCGGCAACACCAGCCCGTACCGCCGCTGGGCGACCGACAAGATGATCCGCGCCGGCGACCTGGTCATCGTGGACATCAACGCGGTGGGCCCCTCCGGCTACTTCGTTGACTTCGTGCGCTGTTTCAAGTGCGCCGGCAAGATGACACCACAGGAAATCAGCCTGTACCATGAAGTCTATGACTCCATGTACGCGGCCATCGAGAAACTGCGGCCCGGCAACACCACCGCCGACGTCGCGTCCGTCTTCCCCGTCTACGACGATGACAAGTACGGCACCGTGACGCTCCAGCAGTTCGCCCACAGCATCGGCCTGACGCTGTACGAGGGCATGTGGATCTCCCGCGCCTACTCGCTCCAGTATCCGGCCGAGATCAAGGAGAACATGTACTTCGCGGTGGAGACCTTCGCCGGCCACCCCGGGCTCCAGCAGACCGTGCGGTTGGAAGAGAACGTCTTGGTCACCAAGGACGGTCCAGTCGTGTTCACCATGATGGAGCACATGGAAGAGGCTATGCGCCGGTAATGGGCCGGCCTGTTCAGGAGGCGCCTGGTCCGCGGGCCAGGCGCCTCCTTAAATGAGGCCGTGTGGATACAATATTCACTCCTCAGGAGCATGAGTCATGGCTCGCTATATTGTTGCTGTGACCGATTGGGTGTTTCCCAATTTGGAGCCGGAGCGCAAGGCACTGCAGGAAATTGATGCCGAACTGCGGCCGGCTCAGTGCAAGACGCCGGAGGAAATCATCGCGCTGGCAAGCGATGCAGATGCCGTGCTGAACTGCTATGCCAAAATGCCCGCCCAGGTGATTCAGTCCCTCAAGAAGTGCAAAATCATCGCCCGCTACGGTATCGGGGTGGATACGATAGATCTCAAGGCGGCCACGGAAGCCGGCATCATGGTCACCAACGTCCCCGATTACTGCGTGGACGAGGTATCCGACCACGCCATGGCGCTCATCCTGGCCGTCGCCCGCAAGATCTGCTTCTCCGACGCCATGGTGAAGCGCGGCCAATGGAGCATGAAGGCCACTGTCCCCATGTATCGTCTGCGGGGGCAAAAGCTGGGCCTGGTCGGGTTCGGGAAGATCCCCCGCGCCCTGGTGCCAAAGGCGCAGTCGTTCGGCTTCTCCGTGATGGCGTTTGACCCCTATGTGCCGGCGCAGGCGGCCGAATCCATGGGCGTCAGGCTCGTGGATATGGACACGCTCCTGCGGGAGTCGGACGTCGTCTCGATCCATGCCCCGCTGACCGAAGAGACCCGCTGGATGTTTAACGAGGATACCCTGCGGAAGATGAAGAGGACGGCCATCCTGGTGAACACCTCTCGAGGGCCGTTAGTGAAGGAATCCGCCCTGGTGCAGGCGCTGAAGGAGGGCTGGATCGCCGGCGCCGGCCTGGACGTGGTGGAGAACGAACCACCGCCGCCCGATTCGGAACTCCTGAAACTCGAGAATGTTGTCCTGACCCCGCATACCGGGTTCTACAGCGAAGAATCGCTGGTTGAGTTGCAGACCAAGGCCGTAGCGGAAGTGGTGCGCGTGCTGAAGGGTGAGATGCCGCTCAACCTGGTGAATAAGGACGTGCTCAACAAATTGAAGTAGTGCTGACAGCTTCGACCGACATCGCGACATGGAGGAACTGGACATGACAGACACACCCTGGATGACCCGAAACTGGTTCGTCAGCCCCTGGAATTACCTTCCGGAGGTGACAAAAGAGCTGAATTTCGCCAAACAGATCAAGATTCATGATATTACCCTGCGCGATGGCGAACAGCAGGCCGGCATCGAGTTCACCAAGGATGACAAGATTCGTATCGCAGAGGCTCTGGCCGAGGCCGGCGTGCATCGCATCGAGGCCGGCATGCCGGCGGTTTCGCCGGCCGACGCGGAAGCGATTAAAGAGATCGTCAAGCGCAACCTCGGCCCCGAGATCTTTGCCTTCGCCCGCTGTATGAAAGAGGATGTCAAGCGCGCCGTGGACACCGGCGTGAAAGGCATCGTCACCGAGATCCCTTCCAGCGAGCACATCATCAAGTATGCCTACCGCTGGTCGCTGGAGAAGGCCATTGACCTGTCCATCGAGGCCACGCAGTACGCCAAGGAGCAGGGCCTGTACGTGGTCTTTTTCCCCATCGACTCCTCGCGCGCCGAGATGTCCTGGTACTTGAACCTCATCGAACGGGTGGCCAAGGAAGGGCACATGGATGCACTGGCCCTGGTGGATACCTTCGGTGTGTTGGGGCCGCATGCGGTGCGCTATATGGTGCGCGAGGCCAAGAAACGGGTGAACAAGCCGCTGGAAACCCATTTCCACAGCGATTTCGGCATGGGGGTGGCCAATACCATCCTGGCGTTGAGCGAGGGCGCGGAGGTGGTGCACAGCACGGTGCTGGGCATTGGCGAGCGCGCCGGCAATGCTCCCATGGAGGAAATCGTCATGGCCCTGCGCACGATGTACAACATCGACCTGGGCATTGACTACAGCAAGCTTTATCCGCTGGCCAAACTGGTCGAAAAACTGTCCGGGCAGAAGGTGCCCACCAACAAGCCCATCGTCGGCGACCTGCTCTTCAGCGTCGAGTCGGGCATCATCG
This window harbors:
- a CDS encoding C-terminal binding protein, which translates into the protein MARYIVAVTDWVFPNLEPERKALQEIDAELRPAQCKTPEEIIALASDADAVLNCYAKMPAQVIQSLKKCKIIARYGIGVDTIDLKAATEAGIMVTNVPDYCVDEVSDHAMALILAVARKICFSDAMVKRGQWSMKATVPMYRLRGQKLGLVGFGKIPRALVPKAQSFGFSVMAFDPYVPAQAAESMGVRLVDMDTLLRESDVVSIHAPLTEETRWMFNEDTLRKMKRTAILVNTSRGPLVKESALVQALKEGWIAGAGLDVVENEPPPPDSELLKLENVVLTPHTGFYSEESLVELQTKAVAEVVRVLKGEMPLNLVNKDVLNKLK
- a CDS encoding ABC transporter substrate-binding protein, whose translation is MMRQKLQIVLAVLVLVALLAGCAQPAATPAPATQAPTQAPTQAPATQAPTQAPASKEPIKIGVLAPQTGNTAASGQDMINAFQMYWEEHGMQSAGRPIELYVEDTAGNPDTGLTKARLLVEQRQVHFLVGGLVASVGLAIAEYVADTGTPYFVPVIAADDLTQRRRLPNVVRIAGWSSSSTNHPLGEWAAKQGYKTVVTIAEDYAFGHESVGGFVNTFTDNGGKLLAAIWHPLGNMDFSPFLAQIDNYKPDVVFTEQTGGDSVRLVKAWSDLGYDKKYPLLGNQTLTDQSNLRGMGDEAIGIITSGHFAEGRDSPETKAFVEAFEKRYGLIPSYYAADMYTAARWLDAAIQKINGNVEDSEALLKAVREISFEDTPMGPVKLDEYGGTVFNVYLRKVEKRADGKLWNVVVETWPNVSQFYKYNPEEFLKQPVYSRDYLGENWP
- a CDS encoding ABC transporter ATP-binding protein, which gives rise to MSTEVCATSDAPLALELINVTKDFGGLRAVNNVSLKVRAGERRAIIGPNGAGKTTLFNLITGQFPVTSGKILFFGRDITRLPMHKRIALGMGRTYQITRIFPELTVEENVILAIQGLRPLKFDMFRPLRRHRDVQEKAHELMENLGISDKVKVKARELSYGDQRQLEIALAMASDPKVLLLDEPAAGLSPAERVTIANLIRRLPKSLTLVLIEHDMDLALGLVDQVACLHFGECIADEAPDCIRANDMVQQIYLGGE
- a CDS encoding pyruvate carboxyltransferase, with amino-acid sequence MTDTPWMTRNWFVSPWNYLPEVTKELNFAKQIKIHDITLRDGEQQAGIEFTKDDKIRIAEALAEAGVHRIEAGMPAVSPADAEAIKEIVKRNLGPEIFAFARCMKEDVKRAVDTGVKGIVTEIPSSEHIIKYAYRWSLEKAIDLSIEATQYAKEQGLYVVFFPIDSSRAEMSWYLNLIERVAKEGHMDALALVDTFGVLGPHAVRYMVREAKKRVNKPLETHFHSDFGMGVANTILALSEGAEVVHSTVLGIGERAGNAPMEEIVMALRTMYNIDLGIDYSKLYPLAKLVEKLSGQKVPTNKPIVGDLLFSVESGIIASWVKNCGDEHLTEVFPFRPEFVGQQEPKVVLGKNSGLDSIRIWLNDLGREATEEQMTEILMQLKSESMQKKRLLTVDEFLNIVDRVLA
- a CDS encoding aminopeptidase P family protein, which produces MDISFIGKPHHTDPRRLYSQTGADWQQRVDFERLRRDRLQRAKEAMNAHDLGALVLFAGANIRYVTGSYQGNWKYNIDIRYCVLPNGGEPILFETAGSDLQCAKIDLPWMEGRIRPAITWKWAEGAIPYMAGRMADSVIEVLKEYGVHKERIGIDNVDMHALQAFQERGINLVSAWPAMSQARVIKTPDEIELLKQASAIGDAAMWKIKYEWLKPGVREREIEAKVHEFMLSQGCEIIYDIIVASGGNTSPYRRWATDKMIRAGDLVIVDINAVGPSGYFVDFVRCFKCAGKMTPQEISLYHEVYDSMYAAIEKLRPGNTTADVASVFPVYDDDKYGTVTLQQFAHSIGLTLYEGMWISRAYSLQYPAEIKENMYFAVETFAGHPGLQQTVRLEENVLVTKDGPVVFTMMEHMEEAMRR
- a CDS encoding ABC transporter ATP-binding protein — encoded protein: MLEVENIHSYYGGAHVLQGISMKVPDGKVVAMLGRNGMGKTSLIRSIMGMTPPEVRAGSVRYNGEELLGKPSFYIASKGLGLVPQGRRIFPSLTVVENLMIAAREGQAKGNNGIRWDLNRVFELFPALERRRKNRGNQLSGGEQQMLAIARALMSNPSLLIMDEPSEGLAPVLVQQLRDQLIVLKHQGLSMFLVEQNFGLAMAVADDVYIIEKGQVVYEGTPADLNARPEIKKRYLGV